tgcgccaccaccgtgcctgactaatgttttaaatttttagtagagaagaagtttcaccatgttggccaggtaggtctagaactcctgacctcaagtgatcctcccaccttggcctcccaaagtgttggaattacaggcgttagtccctgcgcccagcctagggaagtttttttttgtttgttttttgttttttgttttttttgagacggagtctcgctctttctcccaggctggagtaaagtggccaggtctcagctcactgcaagctccgcctcccgggttcacgccattctcctgcctcagcctcccgagtagctgggactacaggcgcccgccacctcgcccggctagttttttgtattttttagtagagacagggtttcaccgtgttagccaggacggtctccatctcctgatcttgtgatccgcccgtctcagcctcccaaagtgctggaattacaggcttgagccaccgcgcccagcccccagcctAGAGAAGTCTTGATCCGTGATCTTGGGAAAAGCTGTTCCCATTAAGGATTCCGTCTTCTTCTGGGGAGAGACGTCTCTGGTTAGTTTTACTTTAAGGGTTCTGGTGGGTGAACAGTTCCAAGAATGTGGAGGTACGCTTCTCAGTTGTGAGATTATGAACCCAAAGTTCAAGGTTCCAAAGTTTTGCTGCAATGTGGATGGCAAGGACAGTCTTTCTCTGACGTTCAGAAGATCCATTCTTCGGGTTCTGGATTGTGAAGGGGTTGTCCTCAGTGAACCACACAAAGCTTTCTTTGTCTGGTGAAAATACACTGTAGCATAATAATCTGCTGCTACAACATTAGCCCTCTTGTATGGGAAAGCTTTTATACAACCAAAAAACAAGCATTGAAAATAACAATTGAATGAAAtccctttataaatgtttaaaatggcccATCAGGCAGCCAAATGTACCTGAAGCTTTGATTGTCTTCCCAAGAATATGCAACCAAACAATGGTTTTAAACTGTTtccttggctgggctcagtggatcacgcctgtaatcccagcactttggtaggcctaggcaggtggatcatccgaggtcaggagttcaagaccagcctggccaacatggtgaaacgccgtctctactaaaaatacaaaaattagccgagcatggtggcaggcacctgtaatcccagttacttgggaggctgaggcaagagaattgcttgaacctggaaggcagaggttgcagtgagctgagatcacgccattgcactctagcctaggccacaagagtgaaactccatctcaaaaataaataaataaataaataaaaactatttccTCAATTTATAAGTACATATATTcaatttggattattttatcttttccatgatgAGTCATGGAATACAGAACCTTTAAGaataaaagctttttttcctCAGGAAGGACAAGGTGGCCGTCCTGGTTCTCCATGAGTCCATGCTTGACACTGGACTTATGTCCTCTTGAATGCCAGTTGCTTCTCCAATGTAGGTGCATAGCAGTGATAACTAATGGGTTATCGCAGGTAATTTGATTTAGACCATGGAGTTCATTCAAATTGTATATCTAAACAATTTTCATATTGGCTGATTTAGCATGATAATCTGGCAAAgtattttttggtatttcttttttttttttttttttgagacggagtctcgctctgtcgcccaggctggagtgcagtggcgcgatctcggctcactgcaagctccgcctcccgggttcacgccattctcctgcctcagcctcccgagtagctgggactacaggcgcccacaaccacgcccggctaattttctgtatttttagtagagacggggtttcaccgtggtctcgatctcctgaccttgtgatccgcccgcctcggcctcccaaagtgctgggattacaggcgtgagccaccgcgcccggcctggtatttcattaatttttgttttacttgtgttagcagttttataaaccagtcagttttctggttttttttttttcttattgaagcAACAGGAATTCTTACCCAGTCCAATTCCTGGGGAATTGTGGAATTCATGGGGAATTCTTACCCATGATATGATCTTTTaacgtttatttatttttccatgatatgattttaaagttattagaaacctgtACTCAAGAGTGCTTTTCAGAGTCCTTTCCAACCTTTTATGAACCTTTTAAAAGACACCATATTCTAGGATTTTGCATGCTTGTGAAGTTTTCAGAAACTGCATCAGCCTTAAGTAATTAACTGTGGAAATGACTTTAAATAGTTatcgtttttatttattttattttattttgagacagagtctctgtcgcccaggctggagtgcagtggtgtgatcttggctcactgcaacctccgcctcccaggttcaagcaattctcctgcctcagcctcctgagcagctgggattacaggcatccaccaccacatctggctaattttttttgtatttttagtagagtggggtttcaccatattggccatgctggccttgaactcctgatcttgtgatctgccacctcgtcctcccaaagtgctgggattacaggcgtgagccacggcacctggctgttttttgcttttttcaatcAATTTTATGGGCACCTCTGCTCCATAGAGTTTGACCTTATTTATTTGAACACAGATACTGAGAAGGGACAGAGGTTACCTGGACTATAAAATAATGCAGTGATTCTAGTCAACAGAGAATCTTTCAATAGagcattgttgttgttgtttgttttttatttttatttttttttggtgctgTAGAATGAAATcttttgtacacttttttttttttttttttttgagatggagttttgctcttgttacccaggctggagtgcaatggcgctatctcagctcaccgcaaccttcacctcctaggttcaagcaattctcctgcctcagcctcccaagtagctgggactacaggcgactgccaccatgccaggctaattttgtatttttagtagagacaggatttctccacgttggtcaggctggtctcaaattctcaaactcaggtgatccacccgcctcagcctcccaaaatgctggtattacagcatttcggtgagccaccgtgcctggcctttttttcttttccttttttttttgagatggagtctcactcgcttgcccaggctggagtgcagtggcatgatctcagctcactgcaaccctcacctcctaggttcaagtgattctcctgcctcagcctcccaagtagctgggattataggcgcgtgccaccacacctggctattttttgtattcttagtagagacgggttttcacaatgttggtcaggctggtctcaaactcctgacctcacgtgatccacccacctcagcctcccaaagtgctgggattataggcatgagccactgcactctgccttaACTCAGTATCTTAGTCCATATGTcgtataacaaaataccacagactgggtgattcataaacaatagaaatttattggttgagcacctcagcctcccaaagtgctaggattccaggcatgagccactgtatctggccggATTTACAgactttaaaattatctttattttttcaattataaaattattaaccCACTTAGAACAGACggcaaaaggaggaaagaaaggtcTTCTGTACTTGGATGGGGCCAGGTTTGGGGCAAGGAACTGGCACTGTGGAGCTTGGTGCTTGCCCACAGGACCAGCAGGCTATGAGGCAACTGACATGCCCCAGGGAAAGTCATCTTGAGTTGTGTGTTGACGATGAGGGGGTTACGGGTCCAAGCTGCAAACTTCTTAAGCCATTCTCTAAAACATCCACACTCCGGGACTGCtgagatggaaagagagaaattagGAGGTATCAACTGGTAAGACATcacagggaggaaggagggagaagtgaGGATGAGATcattagaaagagaaaagaactgGCACCAGAAGGGCCAAGAAGGCGTGGAGAAAAACAGGGAGGTGACAAGAGCTCCTTAGCAAAGggagattgtctgtttactctgttgatagtttcttttgctgtgcaggagctccatttaattagatcccaattgtcaatttctgttttggttgcatttgcttttcagaATTTAATCATAAATTGTTTGCATAGACCAGTGTCCAGTAGAGTATTTCatatttcccaggttttcttctaagatttttgtagtttgaggtcttacatttaagtctttaattcatcttgggttattattattattattattattattttttttttgaggcagagtctcgctctgttgcccaggctggagtacagtggcacaatctcggctcactgcaagttccgcctcttgggttcatgccattctcctgcctccaacctcctgagtagctgggactacaggtgcccgccaccacacccggctaattttttgtatttttagtagagatggggtttcaccgtgttagtcaggatggtcttgagctcctgacctcgtgattcacccgcctcagcctcccaaagtgctgggattacaggcatgagccaccgtgcccggcccaggttattatttttttaagcaaagcctcactctgttgcccaggctggagtgcagtggcacgatctcagctcactacagccttcgCCTCCCTGAACTCATGCAATCTCCCACTTCActctcccaaatggctgggaccatgggcacatgtcaccatgcctggctcatttttgtattttttgtagagatagggatttccatgttgcccaggctggtcttgaactctcgggctcaagcgatccacccgccttggcctcctgaagtgctgggattacaggtgtgagtcgtcATGCCCAgcacatcttgagttaattttttttttttctttcatgacagaatcttgctctgttgcccaggctggagtgcagtggcgtgatcttggctcactgcaacctcccacctTCCGGGTtctagcagttctcctgcttcagcctcccgagtagctgggattacaggcgcagagatggggtttcaccatgttggctaggctagcctcaaactcctgacctcttgatccgcctgcctcggcctcccagtgctgggattataggcatgagtcactgcgcccggctgagttaatttttgtatatggtgaggggtacacatggacataaagatggaaataatagacactggagactccaaaagaagggagggtgggagggagaccagggttgaaaaactacctattgggtgctATGTGCCAGTAGACTGGGTgactcaaacctcagcatcacacaatatatccatgtaacaaccctgcacatgtacccctggaaTCTAAAAGAACAAGAGGGAGCCCCTGGTGCGAGAGGagaaccccccaaaaaaacaggTAGtggggccgggtatggtggctcacacctgtaatcccagtactttgggaggccaaggcgggcaggtcacttgaagccaagagttcaaggccagcctgggcaatatggtaaaaccctgtctctactaaaaaggcaaaaattagctgggcatggtggtgggtgcctgtagtcccagctactcgggaggctgaagcacgagaatcacttgaacccgggaggcggaggtggcagtgagccgagatcgtgccactgcactcctgcctgggtgacagagtgagaccctgtctcaaaaaagaaaaggaaaaaaaaaaaggtaggggtAAGGGGAGTGGGCAGAGGTGTGACTGGGCGCGGGGCTGCGGCAGGCGGTGAGGAGGCGGGGGGCAGCAGGCAGGACAGCTCCTCACCTTTATCCTTTCAAGCCGTCGCTTTATGGCTCGGCTGTTTTTATCTAGCTCCTCTAACTTCTCAGAGGGGTTGAAGGAAGGCGGTTCCTCGTGGTCCACAAAGTTTTCCCAGCAGTCAGTAAACTCTGAGATCGAAGAGGGAAACCAGACAGGCCCCAGGGGCAGCAGCTGCAGCGCCAGGAACTCTTGCttcctttcccctctctttccttcctcttcctggaCATTGCTGTGTCCGGGGAATTCTCCCTCCTGGGTGGTGTCGGATCTTGGGCCTCGACCGAGCCACAATCCTTCCTTCCTGGCTTCCCACAGATCCCGCCCCCGCCTCACCGTCCCCCCTCCAGCCAAGCCTGCGCCCCTGGGGGTTTGCCCTCTTGGAGCTGCAAAGCCTCTTTCCTACCTGGGAGGCCCATGACCTCCACTGGGACCTGGGATCCACACAGAAGCAGCAGCCCCTCCTGATAGTTCGGGCGCCAGTGGTAGTACAGGCGGGAGGCGAAGATGCGCAGGTTCAGATGGTGGTGAGCCTTGATGAAGTCAACCAGCTTCCCGGCACAGGAGGGGCAGGGGCTCCACGTGAGGTAACAGGTGACTTGGTAGCACTGGGTTTCGTCCAGCCCCATGGACTTGATCTTGTTAATAAAGCGAATTTCTGCATGCTCCTTTTTCTGGGGAGGGTCCCGGGAGGTGAGAATAGAGAGGCCAGGAGTCACGTGACTGGGGGCGGGGGCCGggactggggcagggagggggtgcGGAGGGGTCTGTCCggtgaactttctttttttttttttaagacggagtctcgctctgtagcccaggctggagtgcagtggccggatctcagctcactgcaagctccgcctcccgggttcacgccattctccggcctcagcctcctgagtagctgggactacaggcgcccgccacctcgcccggctattttttgtatttcttagtagagacggggtttcaccgtgttagccaggatggtctcgatctcctgacctcgtgatccgcccatctcggcctcccaaagtgctgggattacaggcttgagccaccgcgcccggccttgtccgGTGAACTTTCTAGTGGGTGGCCCGGCCTAGCACAGGGCAAGCACCCGCTTCCTGCCTTCCTTGGTTTGTACAGCCCTGCACTCACGCACCCGTGTGTTAATTCATCTGTCCCGAGGCTTCCACAGCTTTCTCTAAATTGGACAAAGATCCCAGTGTCCAGAAGAAGAGACACCATCTCCACGCCCCAGTCCCGAAACTTCGTGGACCTTGCCTTTGGACACCCGCCTAGGAGGCTGTGTCCAACCTGGGATGATCCTAAACAGCAGGTGAGAGCCGGGGTGGGGGTCGGGGAGGCAGGGCGGGTCCGGGCTGGCAATAGAGCGGAGGGCAGGGATGTGAGGGAGTTGCACTCAGACCGTGGCACGGCACCTCGGCTTCCCCGAAGTAGTAACTGAGCTGAGATCGGGAGAATGAGTaaaggagaggagcagaaggaACATTCTACAGAAGGGATTCCACAGAAAGGATTCTACAGAAGGGATGACTTCTTCGGAGGCCCGGGGACGGGAAGGAATGGGGAGCGTCCTAGGGAAGCTGGGCCCCTCAGACCCAGCTAAGCCAGAACCCAGGCAGGGACCGAGGGTTCGGAAAGCACAGAGGGTGTTAAATCAGCAATTGAGAAATTTATAGGCAGgcatttcatgtattttctgcACGCATCAGATGGGTTTAGCCCCTGCCGGGACTGTGCCCAGAGAGCCCGTGTGGCACCTTGTTTTTTAAGTGGCCTCTGGTAGGCGTGGAGCCATTCTGCGGCATCAGCTGGTAACACAAGAGGGCCTTCCTCGGGTAGTAAGGCTTGTTGACACCGCGCTTGTTGACATGGCGCTTGTTGTTAAACTGTAAGCTGAATGTTTCGGCTGTTAGCAGAGCCATCGTGTTTCTGTGCAACAGAAAGGGAAAACGAAAGATGCAGGGAGCGTCATCTGGAGTCACCCCAGGCTCAAGCCACTTTTCAAACccaactcttttttgttttttgagacggagtctccctctgtcgcccaggcgggagtgcagtggcacgatcttggctcactacaaccaccgccttccaagttcaagtgattctcctgcctcagcctcccaagtagctgggattagagatgcccaccaccacacccagctaatttttgtatttttagtagatactgggttttaccatgttggccaggctggtctcgaactcctgaactcaggtgatccatccaccttggtctcccaaagtggtgggattacaggcgtgagccactgcggccagccaAACCCAACTCTTTCTGTTCACTTGGACCCCTCTCCTTGGTGAGGGAGGGTCTCCCCTTTAGTTGTTGGCCAGGAGGACTGcagtggaggagggggaggaagcgctggcaggagggcaggaggaggagagtgCTTCCTCCCACCTTGTCTGCTACTtcccatcctcccacctgggaGGGCACCCGCTGCTGCCCACAGCTGAGGCTCTTTGCATGGGAATGCCCTGACCTCATCACTATTCTGCCTG
This genomic interval from Theropithecus gelada isolate Dixy chromosome 10, Tgel_1.0, whole genome shotgun sequence contains the following:
- the APOBEC3H gene encoding DNA dC->dU-editing enzyme APOBEC-3H isoform X2, which encodes MALLTAETFSLQFNNKRHVNKRGVNKPYYPRKALLCYQLMPQNGSTPTRGHLKNKKKEHAEIRFINKIKSMGLDETQCYQVTCYLTWSPCPSCAGKLVDFIKAHHHLNLRIFASRLYYHWRPNYQEGLLLLCGSQVPVEVMGLPEFTDCWENFVDHEEPPSFNPSEKLEELDKNSRAIKRRLERIKSRSVDVLENGLRSLQLGPVTPSSSTHNSR
- the APOBEC3H gene encoding DNA dC->dU-editing enzyme APOBEC-3H isoform X1, which codes for MALLTAETFSLQFNNKRHVNKRGVNKPYYPRKALLCYQLMPQNGSTPTRGHLKNKKKEHAEIRFINKIKSMGLDETQCYQVTCYLTWSPCPSCAGKLVDFIKAHHHLNLRIFASRLYYHWRPNYQEGLLLLCGSQVPVEVMGLPEFTDCWENFVDHEEPPSFNPSEKLEELDKNSRAIKRRLERIKQSRSVDVLENGLRSLQLGPVTPSSSTHNSR
- the APOBEC3H gene encoding DNA dC->dU-editing enzyme APOBEC-3H isoform X3; the protein is MALLTAETFSLQFNNKRHVNKRGVNKPYYPRKALLCYQLMPQNGSTPTRGHLKNKKKEHAEIRFINKIKSMGLDETQCYQVTCYLTWSPCPSCAGKLVDFIKAHHHLNLRIFASRLYYHWRPNYQEGLLLLCGSQVPVEVMGLPEFTDCWENFVDHEEPPSFNPSEKLEELDKNSRAIKRRLERIKIPGVHVQGCYMDILCDAEV
- the APOBEC3H gene encoding DNA dC->dU-editing enzyme APOBEC-3H isoform X4, translated to MALLTAETFSLQFNNKRHVNKRGVNKPYYPRKALLCYQLMPQNGSTPTRGHLKNKKKEHAEIRFINKIKSMGLDETQCYQVTCYLTWSPCPSCAGKLVDFIKAHHHLNLRIFASRLYYHWRPNYQEGLLLLCGSQVPVEVMGLPDSRGTCAGLLHGYIV